A region of Deltaproteobacteria bacterium DNA encodes the following proteins:
- a CDS encoding acylphosphatase, whose protein sequence is MNRMHVIVSGRVQGVFFRAYTRETALALKLTGWVRNLPDGRVEIVFEGEDTNVQSMLEWCKKGPPHAIVNELEASEQTYTGEFRDFRIIT, encoded by the coding sequence ATGAATAGGATGCACGTTATCGTTTCCGGGAGGGTCCAGGGCGTCTTCTTCCGGGCATATACCAGAGAGACCGCCCTGGCTTTAAAACTAACCGGATGGGTAAGAAATCTTCCCGATGGCAGAGTTGAAATCGTCTTTGAAGGGGAAGATACAAATGTTCAGTCAATGCTGGAATGGTGTAAAAAAGGACCACCGCACGCTATTGTCAATGAACTCGAAGCGAGCGAGCAAACCTATACCGGAGAATTCCGGGACTTTCGCATTATCACCTAA